One genomic region from Cydia pomonella isolate Wapato2018A chromosome 4, ilCydPomo1, whole genome shotgun sequence encodes:
- the LOC133517477 gene encoding uncharacterized protein LOC133517477 — MNSLDFEYVNDKIQNFSSVSERLLKINVHTAYSIIRHCLFVPKFTYVLRCSHLWKHPSLLLKLDSLIEDTLSSVLNIRFEERSWTQATLPIRHGGLGIRKISSVSLPAFLSSVHSAQNLIDSILTPSLGAIEAAHCTEARNVWSLTCGNTDPPSNPCSQRQWDEPLCRLVRNSLVDTSTGTADRARLLATAEWESGLWLQALPSPSIGTLIDNSTFRLAACLRLETITNVPHRCRCGAMVDSYGHHGLSCGRSAGRIPRHASINDVIRRAFVSVKVPAILEPVGSARDDGKRPDGMTLVPWKLGRPLVWDATCVDTLAPSHLPGTSSCAGRAASAAEDLKRRKYATLGSSYIFEAFGVETLGPWGPSARRLYKYLGSRLIDATGDQRAGQYFAQRISIAIQRGNAASLLGTLTIGSDLGDVFYLL; from the coding sequence atgaattctttagaCTTTGAATATGTCAatgacaaaattcaaaatttcagtTCTGTTTCGGAACGTCTTTTGAAAATCAACGTGCATACCGCCTATTCCATCATTCGTCACTGCCTTTTTGTACCCAAATTCACCTACGTTCTCCGCTGCAGTCACCTCTGGAAGCATCCCAGCCTACTCCTTAAACTAGATTCGCTAATTGAGGACACTTTGTCATCAGTCCTCAATATACGTTTCGAAGAAAGGTCTTGGACCCAGGCTACTCTACCTATCCGGCACGGTGGCCTGGGTATCCGCAAAATTTCTAGTGTCTCGCTGCCAGCCTTCTTGTCCTCGGTGCATAGTGCTCAAAACCTAATTGACAGCATTTTAACCCCTTCTCTCGGGGCCATAGAGGCAGCACATTGCACCGAGGCCAGGAATGTTTGGTCACTAACCTGTGGCAACACAGATCCACCTTCCAATCCCTGCTCGCAGAGGCAGTGGGACGAGCCGCTCTGCCGTCTAGTACGGAATAGTCTTGTTGATACGTCAACTGGTACGGCAGATCGAGCTCGTCTTCTTGCCACTGCGGAGTGGGAGTCGGGACTGTGGTTGCAAGCTCTACCTTCACCATCCATAGGCACCCTAATCGACAACTCCACTTTTCGACTGGCAGCTTGTTTGCGTTTAGAGACTATAACGAACGTTCCCCATCGCTGCCGTTGTGGTGCCATGGTGGATAGTTATGGTCACCATGGACTCTCTTGTGGCAGAAGCGCCGGCCGCATACCCCGACACGCCAGCATCAACGATGTCATCCGAAGGGcctttgtcagtgtcaaagttcCGGCCATACTGGAGCCCGTCGGTTCGGCaagggacgatggcaagaggccCGACGGTATGACTCTGGTGCCTTGGAAGTTGGGACGGCCTCTAGTTTGGGATGCCACATGCGTTGACACTCTCGCGCCGTCCCACCTTCCGGGTACCAGCAGTTGTGCTGGTCGTGCCGCGTCCGCGGCCGAAGACCTTAAACGCCGAAAATACGCCACCCTCGGCAGTAGCTACATTTTCGAGGCGTTTGGGGTCGAAACgctggggccgtgggggccaAGCGCGCGTCGGCTCTACAAGTACCTAGGGTCGCGCCTTATAGATGCcacaggtgaccagagggctggccagtattttgctcaaaGGATAAGTATTGCCatccaacgtggcaatgcggccagccttctgggcacactgaCCATCGGCAGCGACTTGGGagacgttttttatttactttaa